Proteins from one Camelina sativa cultivar DH55 chromosome 8, Cs, whole genome shotgun sequence genomic window:
- the LOC104707108 gene encoding protein LIGHT-DEPENDENT SHORT HYPOCOTYLS 1 — MELISNQPNKNPNSSTQLTPPSSSRYENQKRRDWNTFCQYLRNHRPPLSLPSCSGAHVLEFLRYLDQFGKTKVHHQNCAFFGLPNPPAPCPCPLRQAWGSLDALIGRLRAAYEENGGPPEANPFGSRAVRLYLREVRDFQAKARGVSYEKKRKRVNRQKPQTQPPIPLQQQQQQQPQQGQSLMANYSGATV; from the coding sequence ATGGAGTTGATCTCTAACCAACCGAACAAGAACCCTAATTCCTCAACACAGTTAACACCTCCTTCCTCAAGCCGGTACGAGAACCAGAAACGCCGTGACTGGAACACCTTCTGCCAGTACCTCCGGAACCACCGTCCTCCGCTCTCTCTCCCGTCGTGCAGCGGCGCACACGTGCTTGAGTTCCTCCGCTACCTCGACCAGTTCGGGAAAACAAAGGTCCACCACCAGAACTGTGCCTTCTTTGGCCTCCCTAACCCTCCCGCTCCTTGTCCTTGCCCTCTCCGGCAAGCCTGGGGCTCCCTCGACGCCCTTATCGGCCGTCTCCGAGCCGCCTACGAGGAGAACGGTGGCCCTCCGGAAGCTAACCCATTCGGCTCACGCGCCGTCAGGTTATACCTCCGTGAAGTTAGAGACTTCCAGGCCAAAGCTCGCGGTGTTAGCTacgagaagaagaggaagagagtcAATAGGCAGAAACCGCAAACGCAGCCGCCTATACCGCttcagcaacagcaacagcagcagccaCAACAAGGTCAGTCTTTGATGGCTAATTACTCGGGTGCAACtgtatga